In Janibacter sp. CX7, a single genomic region encodes these proteins:
- a CDS encoding MFS transporter, whose translation MTEPLSPTAARRVFLTLTTSRWLPIGFVVGILVLWMLERGLTLPQTLTAMSVIGFVVLALELPTSGFADALGRRPVLIAAALANVASLFAFLLADSFAGFVVVAALMGVFRALDSGPLEAWYVDTVHRTEPGADVDQDLSRAGTVVGLGMAASSVVSGGLVAWHPVSSHSALWLPVLICAVLSVVHLVAVVVLLREPVVHLDSTGWSRAVASAKETPGVIGSGLALVRDNPVLRGLVLLECFWSTAMIGMENLTPVRMAELLGGEDHAGVIMGPLAAGAWAVFALGARISGWLSARWGVARAAIIGRVAHSLLSVTLALAIGPVGLVVAHLMAYTGHGVQGPAYNTLLHREASAKNRATVLSLASMCGFGAFSVAMPLVGLLADATSTSVAMAVSGVFGLGGVWCLLPALRAERRRPSLAEAAPAGRAEVPTTE comes from the coding sequence ATGACCGAGCCCCTCTCCCCCACCGCCGCCCGCCGGGTCTTCCTCACCCTGACGACGAGCCGCTGGCTGCCGATCGGCTTCGTCGTCGGGATCCTCGTGCTGTGGATGCTCGAGCGGGGCCTCACCCTGCCGCAGACGCTGACCGCCATGTCCGTCATCGGCTTCGTGGTCCTCGCGCTCGAGCTGCCGACCTCGGGCTTCGCCGACGCGCTCGGACGACGACCGGTGCTCATCGCGGCGGCCCTGGCCAATGTCGCTTCGCTCTTCGCCTTCCTCCTGGCCGACTCCTTCGCCGGCTTCGTCGTCGTCGCCGCGCTCATGGGGGTCTTCCGCGCGCTGGACTCGGGGCCTCTGGAGGCCTGGTACGTCGACACCGTGCACCGGACCGAGCCCGGGGCCGACGTCGACCAGGACCTCTCGCGCGCCGGGACCGTCGTCGGGCTCGGCATGGCCGCCAGCTCGGTCGTCTCCGGCGGGCTCGTCGCCTGGCACCCGGTCTCCTCCCACTCGGCGCTGTGGCTGCCTGTGCTCATCTGCGCCGTGCTCTCGGTGGTGCACCTCGTGGCCGTCGTCGTCCTCCTGCGCGAGCCGGTCGTCCACCTGGACTCGACGGGCTGGTCGCGGGCCGTGGCCTCGGCCAAGGAGACCCCGGGGGTCATCGGCTCCGGGCTGGCGCTCGTCCGGGACAACCCCGTGCTGCGGGGCCTCGTGCTGCTCGAGTGCTTCTGGTCCACGGCGATGATCGGGATGGAAAACCTCACCCCGGTGCGCATGGCCGAGCTGCTCGGCGGCGAGGACCACGCGGGCGTCATCATGGGCCCGCTCGCCGCCGGCGCCTGGGCGGTCTTCGCCCTCGGTGCCCGGATCTCCGGGTGGCTCTCGGCGCGCTGGGGTGTGGCCCGCGCGGCCATCATCGGCCGCGTGGCGCACAGCCTGCTCAGCGTGACCCTCGCTCTGGCCATCGGCCCGGTCGGGCTGGTCGTCGCCCACCTGATGGCCTACACCGGCCACGGAGTGCAGGGACCCGCCTACAACACGCTCCTGCACCGCGAGGCCAGCGCGAAGAACCGGGCCACCGTGCTGTCGCTGGCCTCGATGTGCGGCTTCGGCGCCTTCTCGGTGGCCATGCCCCTCGTCGGCCTGCTCGCCGACGCGACGTCGACCTCGGTCGCCATGGCCGTCTCCGGGGTCTTCGGCCTCGGTGGCGTCTGGTGCCTGCTGCCGGCCCTGCGCGCCGAGCGTCGCCGCCCTTCGCTCGCTGAGGCCGCTCCCGCCGGCCGAGCCGAGGTGCCCACGACCGAATAG
- a CDS encoding CoA transferase → MTGPLTGVRVVSIAINLPGPAAVARLAGQGASVVTVLPPGGDPMEQFARDYYDELHVGQEVRRVNLKSDAGRAEVDELLSAADVFVTSSRPSALSRLGLDFDSVHARHPQVCQVDIVGHPGDEAETPGHDLTYQAVTGLLGEGSMPATLVVDLAGSERAAAEAAAALVARSRTGEGVRREVALSDVSQTIAGPLLHGLTAPGALLGGGLPVYAVYDTADRPIALAALEPHFTARVVEALGIAPEELTTERLAEVFATRTADEWATWAAEHDVPLAPLRSS, encoded by the coding sequence ATGACCGGCCCCCTGACCGGCGTCCGCGTCGTCTCGATCGCCATCAACCTGCCCGGGCCGGCCGCCGTCGCGCGGCTGGCCGGGCAGGGGGCGAGCGTCGTGACGGTCCTGCCCCCGGGTGGTGACCCGATGGAGCAGTTCGCGAGGGACTACTACGACGAGCTGCACGTCGGTCAGGAGGTGCGTCGGGTCAACCTGAAGTCCGACGCCGGTCGGGCCGAGGTCGACGAGCTCCTCTCTGCCGCAGACGTCTTCGTCACGAGCTCGCGGCCGTCGGCGCTGAGCCGGCTCGGGCTCGACTTCGACTCCGTGCACGCGCGGCACCCGCAGGTCTGCCAGGTCGACATCGTCGGCCACCCCGGTGACGAGGCGGAGACCCCCGGTCACGACCTCACCTATCAGGCCGTGACCGGACTGCTCGGCGAAGGGAGCATGCCCGCCACCCTCGTCGTCGACCTCGCCGGGTCGGAGCGGGCGGCGGCGGAGGCCGCGGCCGCGCTCGTGGCCCGGTCCCGCACGGGTGAAGGGGTACGCCGCGAGGTGGCCCTGTCGGACGTGTCGCAGACGATCGCCGGGCCGCTCCTGCACGGGCTCACCGCACCCGGTGCCCTGCTCGGCGGCGGCCTGCCGGTCTACGCCGTCTACGACACCGCCGACCGACCGATCGCGCTCGCCGCGCTCGAGCCGCACTTCACCGCGCGGGTCGTCGAGGCGCTCGGGATCGCGCCCGAGGAGCTGACGACGGAGCGGCTGGCGGAGGTCTTCGCCACCCGCACGGCCGACGAGTGGGCCACCTGGGCGGCGGAGCACGACGTGCCGCTCGCCCCCCTTCGCTCCAGCTGA
- a CDS encoding acyl-CoA dehydrogenase family protein, whose translation MPEILMPQPYVSPWMQDEVADVLTLARTFFAREVTPHAERFAEQHQVDKETWLAAGAAGLLCISIPQEYGGGGGSFAHEAAVMWEQGRAGDDAFGYSVHSSIVAHYLLAYGSEEQKQRWLPRMASGELVGAIAMTEPGTGSDLQAVKTTARREGDHYVINGSKTFITNSSHAGLVVIVARTGGEGAQGISLIVAEVDGLEGFERGRVLQKVGQHGQDTRELAFTDMRVPVANLLGEEEGQGFYQLMMQLPQERLAIAVGAVASAELAVDLAVAYTKERTAFGKPISAFQNTRFTLAEVSTDVMAARTFLDHCVALHIDGRLDAATASRAKYWTTDVQCEVIDRCLQLFGGYGYMLEYPIARLYAGARVQKIYGGTNEIMKELISRTL comes from the coding sequence ATGCCCGAGATCCTCATGCCCCAGCCCTATGTCTCCCCGTGGATGCAGGACGAGGTGGCCGACGTGCTCACCCTCGCCCGCACCTTCTTCGCGCGGGAGGTGACGCCGCACGCGGAGCGCTTCGCCGAGCAGCACCAGGTCGACAAGGAGACCTGGCTGGCCGCGGGGGCCGCGGGCCTGCTCTGCATCTCGATCCCGCAGGAGTACGGCGGCGGTGGCGGCAGCTTCGCCCACGAGGCGGCCGTGATGTGGGAGCAGGGGCGGGCCGGCGACGACGCCTTCGGCTACTCCGTGCACTCGTCGATCGTCGCGCACTACCTGCTCGCCTACGGGTCCGAGGAGCAGAAGCAGCGCTGGCTGCCGCGGATGGCCTCTGGCGAGCTCGTCGGCGCCATCGCGATGACCGAGCCGGGCACCGGGTCGGACCTGCAAGCCGTCAAGACCACGGCCCGGCGCGAGGGCGACCACTACGTCATCAACGGGTCGAAGACCTTCATCACCAACTCCTCGCACGCCGGTCTCGTCGTTATCGTCGCGCGCACGGGCGGCGAAGGGGCACAAGGGATCTCGCTCATCGTGGCCGAGGTCGACGGTCTCGAGGGCTTCGAGCGCGGGCGGGTGCTGCAGAAGGTCGGTCAGCACGGGCAGGACACCCGCGAGCTGGCCTTCACCGACATGCGGGTGCCCGTGGCCAACCTGCTCGGCGAGGAGGAGGGCCAGGGCTTCTACCAGCTGATGATGCAGCTGCCGCAGGAGCGGCTGGCGATCGCCGTCGGCGCGGTGGCCTCCGCCGAGCTCGCCGTGGACCTCGCGGTCGCCTACACCAAGGAGCGCACCGCCTTCGGCAAGCCGATCAGCGCCTTCCAGAACACGCGCTTCACCCTCGCCGAGGTCTCGACCGACGTCATGGCGGCGCGCACCTTCCTCGACCACTGCGTCGCCCTGCACATCGACGGCAGGCTCGACGCCGCGACCGCCTCGCGGGCGAAGTACTGGACGACCGACGTCCAGTGCGAGGTCATCGACCGGTGCCTGCAGCTCTTCGGCGGCTACGGCTACATGCTCGAGTACCCCATCGCCCGCCTCTACGCCGGCGCGCGCGTGCAGAAGATCTACGGCGGGACCAACGAGATCATGAAGGAGCTGATCTCGCGGACCCTGTGA
- a CDS encoding 3-hydroxyacyl-CoA dehydrogenase NAD-binding domain-containing protein, with protein sequence MSDNMIRYERDDEGIVTLTMDDPGAGANTMNDTYIAAMGETVDRLEAERDEIAGVVITSAKKTFFAGGNLTDLQSVTAETAGEFFTGIEGIKSQLRRLEQLGKPVVAAINGAALGGGLELALATHHRIAVDDPKVKLGLPEVTLGLLPGGGGVTRLVRMLGIQEALMGWLLQGQQYAPAQAHAKGVVDQLVATREELVPAAKAWIREHQDDETAAVKPWDAKGYKIPGGTPSVPKFAANLPAFPANLRKTLKGAPTKSPRAILAAAVEGSQVDFDTASRIESRYITELAAGRESTAMIQAFFFDLQAINSGKLRPEGVERRQVGKVGVLGAGMMGAGIAYSAAMSGIEVVLKDVSIEGAQKGKSYTEKLLAKRVERGKMDQAKADAVLARITPTADVNDLAGVDAVIEAVFEDYDLKKQVFSEVEAVVGPDTLLCSNTSTLPITSLQEFSSRPKDFIGLHFFSPVDKMQLVEIIRGEQTSDETTARAIDIVQQIRKIPVVVGDGRGFYTSRVFGTLILEGAVAVAEGIDPMVVERAATTAGFPAPPLAMLDEVSLTLTQHIRAEADKAAAAEGKTLPKGPGEELIDTMVAEGRKGRAAGAGMYDYPADGPKVLWPGLRERFAKGTQVPLRDLQDRYLFIMALETAGCFEDGVLTDTPSANIGGIFGIGFPPHTGGPATFMTNYEGGLAGFVARADELAETYGERFRPSEWLRGRVAAGTLVDQA encoded by the coding sequence ATGAGCGACAACATGATCCGCTACGAGCGCGACGATGAGGGCATCGTCACGCTGACGATGGACGACCCCGGCGCGGGCGCCAACACGATGAACGACACCTACATCGCGGCGATGGGTGAGACCGTCGACCGCCTCGAGGCCGAGCGCGACGAGATCGCCGGCGTCGTCATCACCTCCGCCAAGAAGACCTTCTTCGCCGGCGGCAACCTCACCGACCTGCAGTCGGTCACCGCCGAGACCGCCGGTGAGTTCTTCACCGGCATCGAGGGCATCAAGTCGCAGCTGCGTCGCCTCGAGCAGCTCGGCAAGCCGGTCGTCGCCGCGATCAACGGCGCCGCGCTCGGCGGCGGCCTCGAGCTCGCGCTCGCGACCCACCACCGCATCGCCGTCGACGACCCCAAGGTCAAGCTCGGCCTGCCCGAGGTCACCCTCGGTCTGCTGCCCGGCGGCGGCGGCGTCACCCGCCTCGTGCGGATGCTCGGCATCCAGGAGGCCCTCATGGGCTGGCTGCTGCAGGGCCAGCAGTACGCCCCGGCGCAGGCCCACGCGAAGGGGGTCGTCGACCAGCTCGTCGCCACCCGCGAGGAGCTCGTGCCGGCCGCGAAGGCCTGGATCCGCGAGCACCAGGACGACGAGACCGCGGCCGTGAAGCCCTGGGACGCCAAGGGCTACAAGATCCCGGGCGGCACCCCGTCGGTCCCGAAGTTCGCCGCGAACCTCCCCGCCTTCCCCGCCAACCTGCGCAAGACGCTCAAGGGTGCCCCGACGAAGTCGCCCCGCGCGATCCTCGCCGCGGCCGTCGAGGGCTCGCAGGTCGACTTCGACACCGCGAGCCGGATCGAGTCGCGCTACATCACCGAGCTCGCGGCGGGCCGCGAGTCGACCGCGATGATCCAGGCCTTCTTCTTCGACCTGCAGGCGATCAACAGCGGCAAGCTGCGCCCCGAGGGCGTCGAGCGCCGTCAGGTCGGCAAGGTCGGGGTCCTCGGCGCCGGGATGATGGGCGCCGGCATCGCCTACTCCGCCGCCATGTCGGGCATCGAGGTCGTCCTCAAGGACGTCTCGATCGAGGGCGCGCAGAAGGGCAAGAGCTACACCGAGAAGCTGCTCGCCAAGCGCGTGGAGCGCGGCAAGATGGACCAGGCCAAGGCCGACGCCGTGCTCGCCCGTATTACGCCGACCGCGGACGTCAACGACCTCGCCGGTGTCGACGCGGTCATCGAGGCGGTCTTCGAGGACTACGACCTCAAGAAGCAGGTCTTCTCCGAGGTCGAAGCCGTCGTCGGGCCGGACACGCTTCTGTGCTCCAACACCTCGACCCTGCCGATCACCTCGCTGCAGGAGTTCTCCAGCCGGCCGAAGGACTTCATCGGCCTGCACTTCTTCTCCCCGGTGGACAAGATGCAGCTCGTCGAGATCATCCGTGGCGAGCAGACCTCCGACGAGACGACCGCCCGCGCGATCGACATCGTCCAGCAGATCCGCAAGATCCCGGTCGTCGTCGGCGACGGTCGCGGCTTCTACACCAGCCGGGTCTTCGGCACGCTGATCCTCGAGGGCGCCGTGGCGGTTGCCGAGGGCATCGACCCGATGGTCGTCGAGCGGGCCGCGACGACGGCGGGCTTTCCCGCGCCGCCGCTGGCGATGCTCGACGAGGTCTCGCTGACCCTCACCCAGCACATCCGCGCGGAGGCCGACAAGGCCGCGGCCGCGGAGGGCAAGACCCTGCCCAAGGGCCCGGGCGAGGAGCTCATCGACACGATGGTCGCGGAGGGCCGCAAGGGCCGCGCCGCAGGCGCCGGCATGTACGACTACCCGGCTGACGGGCCCAAGGTCCTGTGGCCGGGGCTGCGCGAGCGCTTCGCGAAGGGGACGCAGGTCCCCCTTCGTGATCTGCAGGACCGCTACCTCTTCATCATGGCGCTGGAGACCGCGGGCTGCTTCGAGGACGGCGTGCTCACCGACACCCCGTCGGCCAACATCGGCGGCATCTTCGGCATCGGCTTCCCGCCGCACACCGGTGGGCCGGCGACCTTCATGACGAACTACGAGGGCGGCCTGGCGGGCTTCGTGGCCCGTGCGGACGAGCTCGCCGAGACCTACGGCGAGCGCTTCCGCCCGTCGGAGTGGCTGCGCGGCCGCGTCGCCGCCGGCACCCTCGTCGACCAGGCCTGA
- a CDS encoding helix-turn-helix domain-containing protein has protein sequence MDPVTPGVTQLRALTHPVRMRILGLLRTLGPATASQVARRLGLNSGATSYHLRQLAEHGFVEEASDLGNNRERWWRASAMTTSVRDDDVTTDEGRDATDAFHQLAVTHSAARMQASAARRGGESEQWRPLTSVSDLQVPVTVEQAAVIQSRFEQLLWEVLAEFPPTPGDLPPDQRRYSVIVASFPDDTPWESR, from the coding sequence ATGGACCCCGTCACCCCCGGCGTCACCCAGCTGCGCGCGCTGACCCACCCGGTGCGCATGCGCATCCTCGGTCTGCTCCGCACGCTCGGGCCGGCGACGGCCAGCCAGGTCGCCCGCCGCCTCGGGCTCAACTCGGGCGCGACGAGCTATCACCTGCGACAGCTGGCGGAGCACGGCTTCGTCGAGGAGGCGAGCGACCTCGGCAACAACCGCGAGCGGTGGTGGCGGGCGAGCGCGATGACGACCTCCGTCCGCGACGACGACGTGACGACGGACGAAGGGAGGGACGCCACCGACGCCTTCCACCAGCTCGCGGTGACGCACTCCGCGGCCCGGATGCAGGCGTCCGCCGCACGGCGGGGCGGCGAGAGCGAGCAGTGGCGTCCGCTCACCTCGGTGAGCGACCTGCAGGTGCCGGTGACCGTCGAGCAGGCGGCCGTGATCCAGTCCCGCTTCGAGCAGCTGCTGTGGGAGGTGCTGGCGGAGTTCCCCCCGACCCCGGGGGACCTCCCGCCCGACCAGCGCCGCTACTCCGTCATCGTGGCGAGCTTCCCCGACGACACCCCATGGGAGTCCCGATGA
- a CDS encoding circularly permuted type 2 ATP-grasp protein: MSAAASAETSSGLIDDYRDVVTSSDGVDELVTLEGVREASEPLADQVGGAGLTALLAARAAARRFVADDGITYGASITPDEDAAAEGRQIPTEPREWELDPLPLTFGAGEWSTLEQGVRQRAALLDAVLTDLTGEQRLVRDGVVPGAAVYGHDGWLPQADGIQLPGPRQLVMPAMDLARDRNGTWRVFADRTQAPSGAGYAMANRRIIARVLPDLHRQVDLARLRGFFFQVQKALVAAAPQTDDVPRVVILTPGALSAAAFDEALQSTVLGVPVVESEDLVSRDGRIWMRTTSGLTPVDVIMRRVEGDAIDQLDLRGDSRLGLPGLVEAARLGNVSVVNPISSGVLENPALIPYLPQICRQVLGEDLLLASTQTWWAGDPTHLSHIVTQLGSLVVKPASRSGATNSIFGWQLSAQERDDLAMRIQAEPWRWTAQDPLTMSTAPVVTAGGLEPRHVVLRTFAVADEEDYAVMPGGLGRVSVRADSGEISSLTGAMSKDVWVRVDSETPRTEGEVLPVSSLLEGTSAAGYAAPAPRVAADLYWMGRYAERAEAAARLLRVADNLVDDHAARPGTTGHAAMLAILGAVTEVMAVRPGFIGEEAQERRADPLPHLRELTLDPRIVGSVAYATHRAVIAAQAVRESLSLDTWLVMSRLERTLQHAVPQDDLQELLMETIEGLLALAGIGVESLIRDPAWAFADAGKRVERAQQTIRLLASVIAVERTPVVEGTTTEAALLAAESVITYRRRLTAGLGGMSALQAALDLLLRDRTNPRSVAFQVDRLVEGLELIDDEAALPQARAIVDQIAGLDLDALFADNRTPLVRTLTRLGTDLRETHRSIDRAYFQRKTPGRNVQWVQWNGGEETW; this comes from the coding sequence ATGTCCGCAGCGGCCAGCGCAGAGACCTCCTCAGGCCTGATCGACGACTACCGCGATGTCGTCACGAGCAGCGACGGCGTCGACGAGCTCGTGACGCTCGAGGGGGTTCGTGAGGCCTCCGAGCCGCTCGCCGACCAGGTCGGCGGGGCCGGGCTGACGGCGCTGCTCGCGGCCCGAGCTGCGGCCCGGCGCTTCGTCGCCGACGACGGCATCACCTACGGCGCGAGCATCACCCCCGACGAGGACGCGGCCGCCGAGGGCCGGCAGATCCCGACCGAGCCGCGCGAGTGGGAGCTCGACCCGCTGCCGCTGACGTTTGGCGCCGGCGAGTGGAGCACCCTCGAGCAGGGCGTGCGCCAGCGGGCCGCACTCCTCGACGCCGTGCTCACCGACCTCACCGGCGAGCAGCGACTGGTGCGCGACGGCGTCGTCCCCGGGGCGGCGGTCTACGGCCACGACGGCTGGCTGCCGCAGGCCGACGGGATCCAGCTGCCCGGCCCTCGCCAGCTCGTCATGCCCGCGATGGACCTCGCCCGGGACCGCAACGGCACCTGGCGCGTCTTCGCCGACCGCACCCAGGCCCCGAGCGGCGCCGGCTACGCGATGGCCAACCGTCGGATCATCGCGCGCGTCCTGCCCGACCTGCACCGCCAGGTCGACCTCGCCCGGCTGCGCGGTTTCTTCTTCCAGGTGCAGAAGGCGCTCGTCGCCGCCGCCCCGCAGACCGACGACGTCCCGCGCGTCGTCATCCTCACCCCCGGCGCCCTGAGCGCCGCGGCCTTCGACGAGGCGCTGCAGTCCACCGTGCTCGGTGTGCCCGTCGTCGAGTCCGAGGACCTCGTCAGCCGCGACGGGCGGATCTGGATGCGCACGACCTCCGGGCTGACCCCGGTCGACGTCATCATGCGCCGCGTCGAGGGCGATGCCATTGACCAGCTCGACCTGCGCGGCGACTCGCGCCTCGGCCTGCCCGGCCTCGTCGAGGCCGCCCGGCTGGGCAATGTCTCGGTCGTCAACCCGATCTCCTCGGGCGTCCTCGAAAACCCTGCGCTCATCCCCTATCTGCCGCAGATCTGCCGCCAGGTCCTCGGCGAGGACCTGCTCCTCGCCTCCACGCAGACCTGGTGGGCCGGCGACCCGACCCACCTGAGCCACATCGTCACCCAGCTGGGCAGCCTCGTCGTCAAGCCGGCCTCCCGCAGCGGCGCGACCAACTCGATCTTCGGCTGGCAGCTGAGCGCTCAGGAGCGCGACGACCTCGCGATGCGCATTCAGGCGGAGCCGTGGCGCTGGACCGCGCAGGACCCCCTGACGATGTCGACCGCCCCGGTCGTCACCGCCGGCGGCCTCGAGCCGCGCCATGTCGTGCTGCGCACCTTCGCCGTCGCCGACGAGGAGGACTACGCCGTCATGCCCGGCGGCCTCGGCCGCGTCTCGGTGCGGGCCGACTCCGGCGAGATCTCGAGCCTCACCGGCGCGATGAGCAAGGACGTGTGGGTCCGCGTCGACAGCGAGACCCCGCGGACCGAGGGCGAGGTCCTCCCCGTCTCCAGCCTGCTCGAGGGCACGAGCGCGGCCGGCTATGCCGCACCGGCCCCCCGTGTCGCCGCCGACCTCTACTGGATGGGCCGCTACGCCGAGCGCGCCGAAGCGGCCGCCCGTCTGCTGCGCGTCGCCGACAACCTCGTCGACGACCACGCCGCCCGCCCCGGCACGACCGGCCACGCCGCGATGCTCGCGATCCTCGGGGCGGTCACCGAGGTCATGGCCGTGCGCCCGGGGTTCATCGGCGAGGAGGCGCAGGAGCGCCGGGCGGATCCGCTGCCGCACCTGCGCGAGCTGACGCTCGACCCGCGGATCGTCGGGTCGGTTGCCTATGCCACCCACCGCGCCGTCATCGCCGCCCAGGCCGTGCGCGAGAGCCTGTCGCTCGACACCTGGCTGGTCATGTCGCGCCTCGAGCGGACCCTGCAGCACGCCGTCCCCCAGGACGACCTGCAGGAGCTGCTCATGGAGACGATCGAAGGCCTGCTCGCGCTCGCGGGCATCGGCGTCGAGTCCCTCATCCGCGACCCGGCCTGGGCCTTCGCCGACGCCGGCAAGCGCGTCGAGCGGGCCCAGCAGACGATCCGGCTGCTCGCCTCGGTCATCGCCGTCGAGCGCACCCCCGTCGTCGAGGGCACGACCACCGAGGCAGCCCTCCTCGCCGCCGAGTCGGTCATCACCTATCGCCGTCGGCTCACCGCGGGCCTCGGCGGGATGTCGGCGCTGCAGGCCGCCCTCGACCTGCTCCTGCGGGACCGGACCAACCCGCGTTCGGTCGCCTTCCAGGTCGACCGGCTCGTCGAGGGGCTCGAGCTCATCGACGACGAGGCCGCGCTGCCGCAGGCGCGGGCCATCGTCGACCAGATCGCCGGGCTCGACCTCGATGCGCTCTTCGCCGACAACCGCACGCCCCTCGTGCGCACCCTGACCCGGCTCGGCACCGACCTGCGCGAGACGCACCGGTCCATCGACCGGGCCTACTTCCAGCGCAAGACCCCGGGCCGCAACGTCCAGTGGGTGCAGTGGAACGGCGGGGAGGAGACCTGGTGA
- a CDS encoding endonuclease/exonuclease/phosphatase family protein: MTPRIRTAGALAGAAALALTLAPPATAARPGPEEVRFATFNASLNRATEGQLERDLSTGHNEQARNVAETIQRANPDVVLVNEFDYSRKAARLFRDNYLAVGQRGADPVDYPYHYIAPSNTGVPSGHDLNNDGTVGGGDDAYGFGLFPGQYGMVVYSKYPIDAAKVRTFQLQKWQDMPGNRMPTDWYSPAEQADLRLSSKSHWDLPIRIGTRTVHVLTSHPTPPTFDGPEDRNGRRNADEIRFWADYVSGGRDARWIRDDEGGRGGLSQGASFVIAGDQNADPDDGDSTDNAIHQLLDHPRVNTSKTPTSDGAVEASEQQGGINDEHVGDPAQDTADFAEPPGNIRADYVLPSNDLPIRDARVFWPTSDSPLYRLTGSYPFPTSDHRLVWVDTTVGRGHGRG, from the coding sequence ATGACGCCACGCATCCGCACGGCCGGCGCGCTCGCCGGAGCCGCCGCCCTCGCCCTGACCCTGGCCCCCCCGGCCACCGCCGCCCGCCCCGGACCCGAGGAGGTGCGCTTCGCGACCTTCAACGCCTCGCTCAACCGGGCCACCGAGGGTCAGCTCGAGCGGGACCTGTCGACCGGGCACAACGAGCAGGCGCGCAATGTCGCCGAGACGATCCAGCGGGCCAACCCCGACGTCGTGCTGGTCAACGAGTTCGACTACTCCCGCAAGGCCGCTCGCCTCTTCCGCGACAACTACCTGGCCGTCGGCCAGCGCGGCGCGGACCCCGTGGACTACCCCTACCACTACATCGCGCCGAGCAACACGGGCGTGCCGAGCGGGCACGACCTCAACAACGACGGGACCGTCGGCGGGGGCGACGACGCCTACGGCTTCGGGCTCTTCCCCGGGCAGTACGGCATGGTCGTCTACAGCAAGTACCCGATCGACGCCGCCAAGGTGCGCACCTTCCAGCTGCAGAAGTGGCAGGACATGCCCGGCAACCGCATGCCCACCGACTGGTACTCGCCCGCCGAGCAGGCCGACCTGCGGCTGAGCAGCAAGAGCCACTGGGACCTGCCGATCCGCATCGGCACCAGGACCGTCCACGTCCTCACGAGCCACCCGACGCCGCCCACCTTCGACGGGCCCGAGGACCGCAACGGGCGGCGCAATGCCGACGAGATCCGCTTCTGGGCGGACTACGTCTCCGGCGGCAGGGACGCGCGCTGGATCCGGGACGACGAAGGGGGGCGAGGTGGCCTCTCGCAGGGCGCGAGCTTCGTCATCGCGGGCGACCAGAACGCCGACCCCGACGACGGCGACAGCACCGACAACGCGATCCACCAGCTGCTCGACCACCCGCGGGTCAACACCTCGAAGACGCCGACGAGCGACGGCGCCGTCGAGGCGAGCGAGCAGCAGGGCGGGATCAACGACGAGCACGTCGGCGACCCGGCGCAGGACACGGCCGACTTCGCCGAGCCGCCGGGCAACATCCGTGCCGACTACGTTCTGCCGAGCAACGACCTGCCGATCCGGGACGCGCGGGTCTTCTGGCCCACGAGCGACAGCCCCCTGTACCGACTCACCGGCAGCTACCCCTTCCCGACGAGCGACCACCGCCTGGTGTGGGTCGACACGACCGTGGGGCGGGGGCACGGCCGGGGCTGA